From Pseudomonadota bacterium:
CGGCGAGCTGTATTGAGATAAACCGGCTGGAGAACGAGGCCGACGCCATAGCCCGTTCCGCTCTGGCGGAGCTTTTCCGTGACAAGCTGGATACAGCCGATATCATCAAGTGGCGCGAGATATACCAGTACATGGAAACCGCCACAGATCGTTGCGAGGATATAGCCAATGTCCTCGAAGGCGTAATGATTAAACGTACCTGAGTCTAACCTGTGTTTATACTAATAATTATTCTAGCCGTCGGTTTCGCTGTAATAAACGGCTTTAACGATGCCGCTAATGCGGTAGCTACAGTAATAGGCACGCGGGTGCTCTCTCCTCTCAAGGCTGTGTTGATGGCGGCTGTATTCAACTTCATTGGTGCGGCCACTGGAGTTGCGGTAGCGGTCACTATAGGCAAAGGAATAGTCGCCCCGGAATATTTAAGCTACGGAGTAATCATAGCCGCTTTGATAACGGTGATATTATGGGGATTCACGGCGACGTATCTCGGCCTCCCTATAAGCATCAGTCATGCGTTTGTTGCCGGATTAATAGGCGCAGGGATAGCCTCCGCGAGCAGCGTGGCGATTGTCTGGAATACTTTTATTAAAGTCGTATCGTCGGTTGCCATAGCTCCCGCGCTCGGATTCGCCGGCGGATTTGCTTTAATGGTAGCCTTGCTCTGGATACTTCGTCGAAGAGCGCCGCTAAAGGTGGAGGGATTTTTCGGTAAACTACAGATTCTCTCCTCCGCATTTATGGCGTATGCTCACGGCAAGAATGATGGGCAGATGCCTATAGGTATCATGGCAATGGCGCTGGCAATACATAGCGGAGGGGAATTCCATATACCTTTCTGGATAATAGCCCTGTCTGCTATCAGCATATCATTCGGCACATTATTCGGCGGCTGGCGTGTTATCCGGACTTTAGGGATGAAAATTACTGCACTAAGGCCGGTACAAGGATTCGCCGCTATAGGATCGGCGGCGGCTGTGGTCGAGACCGCCTCGGCGCTGGGGATACCGGTGAGCACTACGCATTGCGTGAGTTCGGCGGTGATGGGGGTCGGCGCTACAAAAAGGCTGTCTGCTGTGCGATGGGGTGTAGCAGGCAGGATAGTGACGGCGTGGATCCTCACTTTCCCTATATGCGGTGGACTAGGGTGGATGTTTGGCAAACTATTGACCTAGATAACCATTATCCGATTTCTTCTATTCTTTAAGTCTAGCCGACATTCGACTTGCTGAACCTCCGTGCTTTGCGTTCTCGTTTATCCGACGATATTTCTTATAGTCTTTTTATCGAATAGTTAACGTTTGCCTCGATATGAGGCTCTGTAATATGATATGTCGGGAATAGATTCATATAAATATCTACGTCGAATGGAAGAAATATTTAAAAATGACTAACACCGCCCTTGGCGGGCTTAAGGTTCTGGAGTTCGCCCAATTCGTTTCCGGTCCGTATTGCGCCAAGCTCCTGGCCGACATGGGGGCCGAGGTAATAAAAATCGAGCCGCCGATTGTCGGTGATTCCGCTCGAAAGAGG
This genomic window contains:
- a CDS encoding inorganic phosphate transporter, translating into MFILIIILAVGFAVINGFNDAANAVATVIGTRVLSPLKAVLMAAVFNFIGAATGVAVAVTIGKGIVAPEYLSYGVIIAALITVILWGFTATYLGLPISISHAFVAGLIGAGIASASSVAIVWNTFIKVVSSVAIAPALGFAGGFALMVALLWILRRRAPLKVEGFFGKLQILSSAFMAYAHGKNDGQMPIGIMAMALAIHSGGEFHIPFWIIALSAISISFGTLFGGWRVIRTLGMKITALRPVQGFAAIGSAAAVVETASALGIPVSTTHCVSSAVMGVGATKRLSAVRWGVAGRIVTAWILTFPICGGLGWMFGKLLT